Within Deltaproteobacteria bacterium, the genomic segment CGTTGCTTCTTCGGGATCATCCCATTTGGGCCCGTCTGCCGTGAGGTCCTGGATGATCTCCGCCGTGATCAGTCCTTTGGACAGGACCACGGCCCGATCGAGGATGTTGAAGAGCTCCCGGATGTTGCCTGACAAGGGAAGGCGGACCAGGGCGTCAGATGCGCAGGGGGAAAGACTGCCTACAAGAGAGAGCTTTTGCTCAAGCTGACGGAGGTGATGTTGGGCAAGGGGGAGGATGTCCTCTCGGCGTTCCCGAAGAGGGGGGATATGGAGCGGAAAACATGAGAGCCGGAAGAAGAGGTCTTCCCGGAAGGTGCCTTGCTTTACGGCGTTTTCGAGGTTGATGTTGGTTGCGGCAATGACCCGTGCGGCGCTGTGCCTTTCCTGAGTGCAGCCCAGGGGCAGATAGCGGCCCGAGTCAAGGAACCTTAGAAGCTTGGGCTGAACGGCCAGGGGAAGATCGCCGACTTCGTCCAGAAAGAGGGTCCCCCCGTCGGCCGCTGCCACCAGACCCTCTCTTGCCTCCACCGCACCAGTGAAGGCACCTTTTACGTGCCCGAAGAGAATGGAGTCCGCGAGTTCGTCCGTGAGATTCGCGCAGTTGACGCCGACGAAATGCGTTCGGCCGCTCTTGTTATGCACATACCGGGCCAAGACCTCTTTGCCGGTCCCTGTCTCCCCTGTGATGAGGACGGGAAAAGGCGTGGGGGCCACCCGTTCAGAGAGGCTGATGACCCGGCTCATGGCCTGGGAGACCCATACGGGATCCCCGGCTGAGGCCGGATCGAGCCGATCTGTGAAGAGTTCAAGGAGGGCGTCCAGATCCACGGGCTTTTCGAGAAAGGTATGGGCCCCAAGCTTGACCGCCTCCACCGCCTTGGGGATGGTCCCGTAGGCAGTCACAACCACGACGATGCAGCCGGGATTCCTCCTTTTCATCTCAGGGATGAGGGTGATTCCCTCCCCATCCGGGAGCTGGAGGTCAACAACGGCCCCGTGGATGCCCGAGAGCAGGGAGCGCGCCTCCTGGAGGGAGCCGGCCACGCTGACGTCGAACCGTTCGCATAGGGCCTGGTCGAAGAGGTGGGCGAGCTTTGCGTTGTCCTCGACTACAAGGATGTGTCTTTTTTCCATGTTCCCTGGTGCTCGGCGGTGAAAGGCAACGCACGAATTTCAGGACGTGCCCTACTTATCGTTATCGGATCCATGGCCCCATGCCTTCAACCTGAATCCGTGAGATATGCAGTTAATCATTTGATTTT encodes:
- a CDS encoding sigma-54 dependent transcriptional regulator, whose translation is MEKRHILVVEDNAKLAHLFDQALCERFDVSVAGSLQEARSLLSGIHGAVVDLQLPDGEGITLIPEMKRRNPGCIVVVVTAYGTIPKAVEAVKLGAHTFLEKPVDLDALLELFTDRLDPASAGDPVWVSQAMSRVISLSERVAPTPFPVLITGETGTGKEVLARYVHNKSGRTHFVGVNCANLTDELADSILFGHVKGAFTGAVEAREGLVAAADGGTLFLDEVGDLPLAVQPKLLRFLDSGRYLPLGCTQERHSAARVIAATNINLENAVKQGTFREDLFFRLSCFPLHIPPLRERREDILPLAQHHLRQLEQKLSLVGSLSPCASDALVRLPLSGNIRELFNILDRAVVLSKGLITAEIIQDLTADGPKWDDPEEATDFWEASRQGATMRERELITAALQAAGGNKSQAARVLNISYKTLLNKMKRMGL